In Camelina sativa cultivar DH55 chromosome 16, Cs, whole genome shotgun sequence, a single window of DNA contains:
- the LOC104752549 gene encoding homeobox-leucine zipper protein GLABRA 2 → MEALFKETPHPDEKQRQQLSKQLGLAPRQVKFWFQNRRTQIKAIQERHENSLLKAELEKLREENKAMRESFSKAANSSCPNCGGGPDDLHLENSKLKAELDKLRAALGRTPYPLQASCSEDQEQRLGSLDFYTGVFALEKSRIAEIANRATLELQKMATSGEPLWLRSVETGREILNYDEYLKEFPQAQASSLPGRKTIEASRDVGIVFMDAHKLAQSFMDVGQWKEMFACLVSKAATVDVIRQGEGPSRIDGAIQLMFGEMQLLTPVVPTREVYFVRSCRQLTPEKWAIVDVSVSVEDSNTEKEASLLKCRKLPSGCIIEDTSNGHSKVTWVEHLDVSASTVQPLFRSLVNTGLAFGARHWVATLQLHCERLVFFMATNVPTKDSLGVTTLAGRKSVLKMAQRMTQSFYRAIAASSYHQWTKITTKTGQDMRVSSRKNLHDPGEPTGVIVCASSSLWLPVSPTLLFDFFRDEARRHEWDALSNGAHVQSIASLSKGQDRGNSVAIQTVKTREKSIWVLQDSCTNSYESVVVYAPVDINTTQLVLAGHDSSSIQILPCGFSIIPDGVESRPLVITTTQDDRNSQGGSLLTLALQTLINPSPAAKLNMESVDSVTNLVSVTLHNIKRSLQIEDC, encoded by the exons ATGGAAGC GCTATTCAAAGAGACACCACATCCGGACGAGAAGCAACGACAGCAGCTAAGCAAGCAATTAGGACTGGCTCCTCGCCAGGTCAAGTTCTGGTTTCAAAATCGCCGCACCCAGATCAAG GCTATTCAAGAACGGCACGAGAACTCGCTGCTCAAGGCTGAGCTGGAGAAGCTGCGAGAGGAAAACAAAGCCATGAGAGAGTCGTTTTCCAAGGCGGCTAATTCCTCCTGCCCCAACTGCGGAGGAGGCCCCGATGATCTCCATCTCGAAAACTCCAAACTGAAAGCCGAGCTTGATAAACTTCGTGCAGCTCTCGGTCGCACTCCCTATCCCCTGCAGGCTTCATGCTCCGAAGATCAAGAACAACGTCTCGGATCTCTCGATTTCTACACTGGCGTATTTGCCCTGGAGAAGTCCCGCATCGCCGAGATTGCCAACCGAGCCACCCTTGAACTCCAGAAGATGGCCACCTCCGGCGAACCTCTGTGGCTCCGCAGCGTTGAGACTGGCCGTGAGATTCTTAACTACGATGAGTACCTCAAGGAGTTTCCTCAAGCTCAAGCCTCTTCGTTGCCTGGAAGGAAGACCATCGAAGCATCTAGAGATGTGGGGATTGTGTTTATGGACGCGCATAAACTTGCCCAGAGTTTCATGGACGTG GGGCAATGGAAAGAGATGTTTGCGTGCTTGGTCTCAAAGGCGGCGACTGTTGATGTAATCCGTCAAGGTGAAGGGCCTTCACGGATTGACGGTGCCATTCAGTTG ATGTTTGGGGAGATGCAGCTGCTCACTCCGGTCGTTCCCACTAGAGAAGTGTACTTCGTGAGAAGCTGCCGGCAGCTGACCCCTGAGAAATGGGCTATTGTGGACGTCTCGGTGTCCGTGGAGGACAGCAACACAGAGAAGGAGGCTTCTCTGCTTAAATGCCGAAAACTGCCCTCAGGGTGCATCATTGAGGACACCTCCAACGGCCACTCCAAGGTCACCTGGGTGGAGCACCTTGACGTGTCTGCCTCCACAGTTCAGCCTCTCTTCCGCTCCTTAGTCAACACCGGTTTGGCCTTTGGGGCTCGACACTGGGTCGCCACACTTCAGCTCCACTGCGAACGCCTCGTCTTCTTCATGGCTACCAACGTCCCCACCAAGGACTCTCTCG GAGTTACAACACTGGCCGGGAGAAAGAGCGTGCTGAAGATGGCGCAAAGGATGACACAAAGCTTCTACCGCGCCATTGCTGCATCAAGCTACCATCAATGGACAAAAATCACCACAAAAACTGGTCAAGACATGCGAGTTTCTTCCAGGAAGAACCTCCATGATCCTGGGGAACCCACGGGAGTCATTGTCTGCGCTTCTTCTTCCCTCTGGTTACCTGTTTCCCCAACtcttctctttgatttctttaGAGATGAAGCTCGTCGCCATGAG TGGGATGCTTTGTCGAACGGAGCGCATGTCCAGTCTATTGCAAGCTTATCCAAGGGACAAGACAGAGGCAACTCAGTGGCTATCCAG ACAGTGAAAACGAGGGAAAAGAGCATATGGGTGCTGCAAGACAGCTGCACTAACTCGTACGAGTCGGTGGTGGTATACGCTCCGGTAGATATAAACACGACGCAGCTGGTGCTCGCGGGACATGATTCAAGCAGCATCCAAATCCTGCCCTGTGGATTCTCAATCATACCCGATGGAGTAGAGTCACGGCCACTGGTAATCACGACAACACAAGATGACAGAAATAGCCAAGGAGGGTCTCTCCTCACACTGGCCCTCCAAACCCTCATCAACCCTTCTCCTGCAGCAAAACTGAATATGGAGTCTGTGGATTCCGTCACAAACCTCGTCTCTGTTACGCTACACAACATTAAGAGAAGCCTACAAATCGAAGATTGTTGA